From the Triplophysa rosa unplaced genomic scaffold, Trosa_1v2 scaffold254_ERROPOS399912, whole genome shotgun sequence genome, one window contains:
- the nup54 gene encoding nucleoporin p54 isoform X2, which yields MAFNFGGPSSSASLSGTGFGAATTTTASTGFGFGSSTTGAFGGFGATTAPVSSGSTFSFSTPSNTGGGLFGSTQNKGFGFSTGLASSGATGTGFSSTGLGFGGFGGIQSGQTQQGGLFNQQGSQSSHLINTASALSAPSVLSDERDSVLAKWNQLQAFWGTGRGYFNSSTPPVEFSQENPFCRFKAVGYSCVPETKDEDGLVALALSKKESDVRSQQQQLVESLHKVLGGNQMISVNVEGVRALPDDQTEVIVYLVERSPNGTSKRVPASTLHSFMEQMSVKSQLQQLSVVMTVSRTALSAAQLKQLLQNPPAGVDPIIWEQAKVDNPDPEKLIPVPMVGFKELLRRLKIQDQMTKQHQTRVDIISNDISELQVNQATTTAKITQYKRKLMDLSHRVLQVLIKQEVQRKSGYAIQLDEEHLRVQLETIQCELNAPTQFKGRLNELMSQIRMQNHFGAVRSEERYRVDADLLREIKQHLKQQQEGLSHLISVIKDDLDDIKMIEDQLHDGIHTRSSKLS from the exons ATGGCGTTCAACTTTGGCGGCCCGTCTAGCAGCGCGA GTCTTTCTGGCACTGGGTTTGGAGCCGCCACCACAACAACAGCATCCACGGGATTTGGATTTGGATCAAGTACCACAG GTGCTTTTGGAGGATTTGGAGCCACGACGGCTCCTGTCAGTAGTGGGTCGACCTTCAGTTTCTCCACACCATCAAACACAG GTGGAGGTCTCTTTGGAAGCACTCAGAATAAAGGTTTCGGCTTCTCGACTGGTTTGGCTTCGAGCGGCGCTACAGGAACGGGCTTCAGCAGCACTGGATTGGGCTTTGGTGGTTTCGGCGGAATTCAGAGCGGCCAGACCCAACAGG gtggtCTGTTCAACCAGCAGGGGTCTCAGTCTAGTCATCTGATCAACACTGCCAGTGCTCTGTCTGCTCCGTCTGTGCTCAGCGATGAGCGGGACTCCGTTCTGGCCAAGTGGAACCAGCTGCAGGCCTTCTGGGGAACAGGCCGAGGTTACTTCAACAGCAGCACTCCTCCGGTGGAGTTCAGCCAGGAGAATCCCTTCTGCCGCTTCAAG gcgGTGGGCTACAGCTGTGTTCCTGAAACGAAAGATGAAGATGGGTTAGTGGCTCTGGCTCTCAGCAAGAAGGAATCAGACGTTCGCTCTCAGCAGCAGCAGTTGGTCGAGTCTCTACATAAAGTCCTTGGAGGAAATCAAATGATCAGCGTGAATGTGGAGGGTGTGCGAGCGTTACCTGATGACCA gacgGAGGTGATTGTTTATCTGGTGGAGCGTTCTCCTAACGGCACGTCTAAGCGGGTTCCAGCATCGACTCTCCATAGTTTCATGGAGCAGATGAGTGTGAAATCTCAGCTACAGCAGCTCAGTGTCGTAATGACCGTCAGCAGGACCGCACTGAGCGCAGCACAACTCAAACAACTGCTGCAGAACCCACCCGCAG GTGTGGACCCCATCATCTGGGAACAGGCTAAAGTGGACAATCCTGATCCAGAGAA GTTAATTCCAGTACCTATGGTGGGTTTTAAAGAACTCCTGCGAAGATTAAAGATTCAAGACCAGATGACCAAACAGCACCAGACCAGAGTCGAC ATAATCTCTAATGACATCAGTGAGCTGCAGGTGAATCAGGCCACAACCACAGCCAAAATCACACAGTACAAACGCAAGCTGATGGATCTGTCACACAGAGTATTACAG gtgttGATCAAACAGGAGGTTCAGAGGAAGAGCGGTTATGCCATTCAACTAGATGAAGAGCATCTGAGAGTTCAGTTAGAAACCATTCAGTGTGAGCTGAACGCACCAACGCAGTTCAAG GGGCGGTTGAATGAGCTCATGTCTCAGATTCGAATGCAGAATCATTTTGGAGCTGTACGTTCAGAGGAGCGCTATCGAGTGGATGCCGACCTGCTGCGAGAAATCAAACAG CACCTGAAGCAGCAGCAGGAGGGTCTGAGTCACCTGATCAGCGTCATAAAAGATGATCTGGACGACATCAAGATGATTGAAGATCAGCTGCATGATGGGATTCACACTCGCAGCAGCAAACTCAGCtga
- the nup54 gene encoding nucleoporin p54 isoform X1, which yields MAFNFGGPSSSASLSGTGFGAATTTTASTGFGFGSSTTGFVSPGSSSSAPTAVSFGGFGLSPMAPVFSFGSSLSGAGAFGGFGATTAPVSSGSTFSFSTPSNTGGGLFGSTQNKGFGFSTGLASSGATGTGFSSTGLGFGGFGGIQSGQTQQGGLFNQQGSQSSHLINTASALSAPSVLSDERDSVLAKWNQLQAFWGTGRGYFNSSTPPVEFSQENPFCRFKAVGYSCVPETKDEDGLVALALSKKESDVRSQQQQLVESLHKVLGGNQMISVNVEGVRALPDDQTEVIVYLVERSPNGTSKRVPASTLHSFMEQMSVKSQLQQLSVVMTVSRTALSAAQLKQLLQNPPAGVDPIIWEQAKVDNPDPEKLIPVPMVGFKELLRRLKIQDQMTKQHQTRVDIISNDISELQVNQATTTAKITQYKRKLMDLSHRVLQVLIKQEVQRKSGYAIQLDEEHLRVQLETIQCELNAPTQFKGRLNELMSQIRMQNHFGAVRSEERYRVDADLLREIKQHLKQQQEGLSHLISVIKDDLDDIKMIEDQLHDGIHTRSSKLS from the exons ATGGCGTTCAACTTTGGCGGCCCGTCTAGCAGCGCGA GTCTTTCTGGCACTGGGTTTGGAGCCGCCACCACAACAACAGCATCCACGGGATTTGGATTTGGATCAAGTACCACAG GATTTGTGTCGCCGGGTTCAAGCAGCAGTGCCCCTACAGCCGTTAGTTTTGGGGGGTTTGGGTTGAGCCCGATGGCCCCTGTGTTCAGTTTTGGCAGTAGTCTCAGTGGAGCAG GTGCTTTTGGAGGATTTGGAGCCACGACGGCTCCTGTCAGTAGTGGGTCGACCTTCAGTTTCTCCACACCATCAAACACAG GTGGAGGTCTCTTTGGAAGCACTCAGAATAAAGGTTTCGGCTTCTCGACTGGTTTGGCTTCGAGCGGCGCTACAGGAACGGGCTTCAGCAGCACTGGATTGGGCTTTGGTGGTTTCGGCGGAATTCAGAGCGGCCAGACCCAACAGG gtggtCTGTTCAACCAGCAGGGGTCTCAGTCTAGTCATCTGATCAACACTGCCAGTGCTCTGTCTGCTCCGTCTGTGCTCAGCGATGAGCGGGACTCCGTTCTGGCCAAGTGGAACCAGCTGCAGGCCTTCTGGGGAACAGGCCGAGGTTACTTCAACAGCAGCACTCCTCCGGTGGAGTTCAGCCAGGAGAATCCCTTCTGCCGCTTCAAG gcgGTGGGCTACAGCTGTGTTCCTGAAACGAAAGATGAAGATGGGTTAGTGGCTCTGGCTCTCAGCAAGAAGGAATCAGACGTTCGCTCTCAGCAGCAGCAGTTGGTCGAGTCTCTACATAAAGTCCTTGGAGGAAATCAAATGATCAGCGTGAATGTGGAGGGTGTGCGAGCGTTACCTGATGACCA gacgGAGGTGATTGTTTATCTGGTGGAGCGTTCTCCTAACGGCACGTCTAAGCGGGTTCCAGCATCGACTCTCCATAGTTTCATGGAGCAGATGAGTGTGAAATCTCAGCTACAGCAGCTCAGTGTCGTAATGACCGTCAGCAGGACCGCACTGAGCGCAGCACAACTCAAACAACTGCTGCAGAACCCACCCGCAG GTGTGGACCCCATCATCTGGGAACAGGCTAAAGTGGACAATCCTGATCCAGAGAA GTTAATTCCAGTACCTATGGTGGGTTTTAAAGAACTCCTGCGAAGATTAAAGATTCAAGACCAGATGACCAAACAGCACCAGACCAGAGTCGAC ATAATCTCTAATGACATCAGTGAGCTGCAGGTGAATCAGGCCACAACCACAGCCAAAATCACACAGTACAAACGCAAGCTGATGGATCTGTCACACAGAGTATTACAG gtgttGATCAAACAGGAGGTTCAGAGGAAGAGCGGTTATGCCATTCAACTAGATGAAGAGCATCTGAGAGTTCAGTTAGAAACCATTCAGTGTGAGCTGAACGCACCAACGCAGTTCAAG GGGCGGTTGAATGAGCTCATGTCTCAGATTCGAATGCAGAATCATTTTGGAGCTGTACGTTCAGAGGAGCGCTATCGAGTGGATGCCGACCTGCTGCGAGAAATCAAACAG CACCTGAAGCAGCAGCAGGAGGGTCTGAGTCACCTGATCAGCGTCATAAAAGATGATCTGGACGACATCAAGATGATTGAAGATCAGCTGCATGATGGGATTCACACTCGCAGCAGCAAACTCAGCtga
- the nup54 gene encoding nucleoporin p54 isoform X3: MAFNFGGPSSSASAFGGFGATTAPVSSGSTFSFSTPSNTGGGLFGSTQNKGFGFSTGLASSGATGTGFSSTGLGFGGFGGIQSGQTQQGGLFNQQGSQSSHLINTASALSAPSVLSDERDSVLAKWNQLQAFWGTGRGYFNSSTPPVEFSQENPFCRFKAVGYSCVPETKDEDGLVALALSKKESDVRSQQQQLVESLHKVLGGNQMISVNVEGVRALPDDQTEVIVYLVERSPNGTSKRVPASTLHSFMEQMSVKSQLQQLSVVMTVSRTALSAAQLKQLLQNPPAGVDPIIWEQAKVDNPDPEKLIPVPMVGFKELLRRLKIQDQMTKQHQTRVDIISNDISELQVNQATTTAKITQYKRKLMDLSHRVLQVLIKQEVQRKSGYAIQLDEEHLRVQLETIQCELNAPTQFKGRLNELMSQIRMQNHFGAVRSEERYRVDADLLREIKQHLKQQQEGLSHLISVIKDDLDDIKMIEDQLHDGIHTRSSKLS, encoded by the exons ATGGCGTTCAACTTTGGCGGCCCGTCTAGCAGCGCGA GTGCTTTTGGAGGATTTGGAGCCACGACGGCTCCTGTCAGTAGTGGGTCGACCTTCAGTTTCTCCACACCATCAAACACAG GTGGAGGTCTCTTTGGAAGCACTCAGAATAAAGGTTTCGGCTTCTCGACTGGTTTGGCTTCGAGCGGCGCTACAGGAACGGGCTTCAGCAGCACTGGATTGGGCTTTGGTGGTTTCGGCGGAATTCAGAGCGGCCAGACCCAACAGG gtggtCTGTTCAACCAGCAGGGGTCTCAGTCTAGTCATCTGATCAACACTGCCAGTGCTCTGTCTGCTCCGTCTGTGCTCAGCGATGAGCGGGACTCCGTTCTGGCCAAGTGGAACCAGCTGCAGGCCTTCTGGGGAACAGGCCGAGGTTACTTCAACAGCAGCACTCCTCCGGTGGAGTTCAGCCAGGAGAATCCCTTCTGCCGCTTCAAG gcgGTGGGCTACAGCTGTGTTCCTGAAACGAAAGATGAAGATGGGTTAGTGGCTCTGGCTCTCAGCAAGAAGGAATCAGACGTTCGCTCTCAGCAGCAGCAGTTGGTCGAGTCTCTACATAAAGTCCTTGGAGGAAATCAAATGATCAGCGTGAATGTGGAGGGTGTGCGAGCGTTACCTGATGACCA gacgGAGGTGATTGTTTATCTGGTGGAGCGTTCTCCTAACGGCACGTCTAAGCGGGTTCCAGCATCGACTCTCCATAGTTTCATGGAGCAGATGAGTGTGAAATCTCAGCTACAGCAGCTCAGTGTCGTAATGACCGTCAGCAGGACCGCACTGAGCGCAGCACAACTCAAACAACTGCTGCAGAACCCACCCGCAG GTGTGGACCCCATCATCTGGGAACAGGCTAAAGTGGACAATCCTGATCCAGAGAA GTTAATTCCAGTACCTATGGTGGGTTTTAAAGAACTCCTGCGAAGATTAAAGATTCAAGACCAGATGACCAAACAGCACCAGACCAGAGTCGAC ATAATCTCTAATGACATCAGTGAGCTGCAGGTGAATCAGGCCACAACCACAGCCAAAATCACACAGTACAAACGCAAGCTGATGGATCTGTCACACAGAGTATTACAG gtgttGATCAAACAGGAGGTTCAGAGGAAGAGCGGTTATGCCATTCAACTAGATGAAGAGCATCTGAGAGTTCAGTTAGAAACCATTCAGTGTGAGCTGAACGCACCAACGCAGTTCAAG GGGCGGTTGAATGAGCTCATGTCTCAGATTCGAATGCAGAATCATTTTGGAGCTGTACGTTCAGAGGAGCGCTATCGAGTGGATGCCGACCTGCTGCGAGAAATCAAACAG CACCTGAAGCAGCAGCAGGAGGGTCTGAGTCACCTGATCAGCGTCATAAAAGATGATCTGGACGACATCAAGATGATTGAAGATCAGCTGCATGATGGGATTCACACTCGCAGCAGCAAACTCAGCtga